GTTCCTTGCTGAGCACATGTGACTTGTACCGGAACGACTCCCATAAGTCCTCTTCAAAATAGGATAATTTTTCTTCAGCCTTTATGTAGCCCTGTAATGTTTCTTTATTAAGACCTAATAAAAAAGGCAGGAAGAAGGAGGTGGCGGCGCTCACTTTTACACTTAGCTGTTTTGCTCTGTCTAAAAGGGCTTGTGCTTCCGTTACCTTCGTATTTTCGTCCACCCTCAACATCGCATATGCATAAACCTTATTAAAATAATATGATAACTCTTCCCTTTGTTTGAGGTATCCATAAAGAGAACGGCCATCATTTATTTCACCATCAAATTTTTTTAGTTTAATGGCCATTTCTTCAATCACCAGATACTCTTCTTCCCATTTACTAACATCCGAATAGATATCTGCTAAATTCCATTTTTCCTTGCTAGGCACTTCGTTTCTGCACGTGAATGTCGTCATTTTATTGCTCCTTTCTCGTTTACAACTGAGTGAGTTAATTTTTCAAAAAAAGGAATAGCTTTCAAAGGTATATTCCATATTTATCATTGGTTTTCCTTTTTTATGTAAGAATTCAAGCTGAGAAAGAACAAAGGCAGGTCAAATGTATGACCTGCCCCATACTTCATTATATAATTACTTCTTTCCCGATTGCGGTTAATCTCTCAGTTACATCTTCTTCACTTAATCCATGCTCGGCAACGTAGCGGTTACGAGGATGAACCCTGCACTTATGTGAACAACTGCGTAAATATTTATACTCGTTTTCCTCTCCGCATAGAATTTTTTTATTACATTCCGGGTTAGCACAATTCACGTAGCGTTCACATGGTTCACCTGTAAAATAATCTTTTCCAACGATGACGTTTTCTTTTCGATTAACAGGAACACTAATCCGCTCATCAAATACATAGAGCTGTCCATCCCATAATTCCCCTTGGACTTCTGGATCTTTTCCGTATGTGACAATCCCGCCCTCTAACTGTGATACGTCCTTAAAACCTTCTTGGAGGAGCCAGCCGGAAAATTTTTCACAACGGATACCACCCGTACAATAGGTGAGAATCTTCTTGCCTTCAAATTCCTTTTTATTTTCTCGGATCCATTGTGGCAAGTCACGGAAATTCAATATATCAGGTCGAACTGCCCCGCGAAAATGGCCTAAATCATATTCATAATCATTTCGAGCATCAATCACTACGGTATCTTCTTTTTGCATTTCGGCAAAGAATTCCTTCGGTTCCAAATGCTTTCCCGTTAACACATTCGGGTCAATATCATCTTCCAAACGTAATGTAACGAGCTCAGGTCTGTAACGAACCTTCATTTTCTTAAATGCATGCTCGGATGCTTCATCAATCTTAAAAATAGTCCCTGAGAAAAGAAGATGTTCCTCCATGTATTTCATATAGGCATCAGTTTGTTCGATGGTGCCTGACACCGTGCCATTAATTCCTTCAGAGGCGATGATAACCCGTCCTTTTAATCCTAAATCTGTACAGAATTGGCGGTGTTCATTCGCAACTTCTTCAGGATTCTCTATCGAAACATATTTGTAATACAATAACACTCTATATTCTTGATTCATGTCTACCACCTTATACTATATATAATATTATAGTTATTATTAACATTAACTAAGTTACTATATCAAAAATTAGCAGTGATTTTCAAATTTCTTTTCCTTTCTGCAACGGTAAAGGTGGATATTACCAGCCAAGTTTTCTCCTTTTTTCTGTTACAATTTTTATTGGTGACAATAATAAGGAGGAATACATCCTATGAAGAAACGCGTTCTCCTCCGAACACTGGTAATTACGATTACCTTCATTGGAGGTATGTTGACTGGAGTTTTATTCTCAGCTAACATAGCAAATGAAAAAACGGTTAATATAAAGCAAGCACCAAAATCGGCCATTAAGCCGGTTACAAAAGAATTACCCAAGGTGGAAAAATCACAATCAAAAGTGCTCATTGGGTATGTACAGGATTTCCGCGACCCAAATGTAGTGGATTACTCCAAATTAACGCATGTCATCTTCTCCTTTGCCCATCCGACAAAGGAAGGAGAAATATTACTAAATGGCGATACCGCATTAAAAAATCTAAGGACAGTCGTTTCAAAAGCTAAACAATATGATACAAAAGTGATGCTTGCTGTTGGAGGATGGTATCACATCAACGGCGGTGAATCTTATGAGTATTTTAAAACCGCTATTTCTAATCCTGCCTCAAGGACAAAGCTAGTGAATGAGCTTACTAGTATTGCAGTACGGGAACATCTAGACGGTATTGATATCGATTTTGAACATCCTCATTCTAAAGCAGATGCAGATAATCTTGCTCTTTTTACCAATGAATTAAGTGCACAGCTTCATCCAAAAAATATGGAGTTGTCGATAGCTGTTTATTCAAAAATTCATGCCGTGACGTTAACTGAAATTGGCTTTGTCGTCTATGAACCGACGATGTTCCAGGATGTTGACCATGTCAATATTATGGCATATGACGGTCAATGGGATGATGGATATCATGCTGCAAATTTATCTCCCTATCCGTTTACAGAGAAAATAGTAAACTATTGGGCAGACTTGTTTGACAAAAATAATCTTCCAAAAGAAAAATTGGTGTTGGGTGTTCCGTTTTATGCTCAACCAGAGGATCCTAAAATAAAACAGGTATCCTATAGTGCCATCATAAACCAAGACCCGGCAAATTCCACAAAAGATACAGTAAGCATGAATGGCACAACCTACTATTATAATGGCGATGCCACCATGAAAAAGAAAACAACACTGGCACTTGATCATGGCTTTGGCGGCATGATGCTCTGGGAAGTCGGACTTGATGCAAAAGGACCAAATAGTTTAACAGGAACAATTTTTGAAGCTTTAAATGATTCAAATAATGTGCTGGGAAAATATTATTCGACAAAAAAATAGGTATTAAACCGCTGTACTCTCATCCTTAAAGAGTGTACAGCTTTTCGTTTTTATCGGAACTAGTGCCTCGAAATCACATCTTAATTGACACAAAGCCGTCATAATTTTTGGCATTTGTCGTATTTTTTTCCAAAGTTTTTGAAGGAGTTTGTCGAAAAAGAGAGAATAGAAGTAAAGGAGTTTAAAATAAGGAGGAAAAATGGATGAAGAAATTTTTATCTGTAGTATTTGGAGGCATGATTGCATTAACACTTTTTGTAACAACTGGGAATACTGCCAAAGCAGCAGAATCACACCAACCAGAAGCTTTATCTGAAGAATGTGGTTGCGATGTTACACCAATTTTAGGATCTGAAAGAAATAAAATCGTTGCCGATGTAATCAGCAGTGAAGCGTTTAAAGCAGTGAAAAAAGATCTTAAAAAAGATGGCTTAAAATGGACTGGCGCTAATACCGTTGAAGTATTCAAAAATAATACATATGGCATGGTAATGGTCGGAATACCTTTTGAAAATGAGCAGGGAACAAAATTTATGGCAGTATTTTTTGATGGCGTTTTCATGGGATTATCCCCAGCAGATGCAGAATAAATGAAAAAAATTCCCAACCAAAATACAGGTTGGGAATTTTTTCACTCTGAATATAATACATTGAACTTCGATGCTATATACTTGATAGGTATTCGTTCATTTCCGAGATAAGATCAGTAGGGTTTTCGTACATACTCATATGTCCGGAAATTTTTATTAACCTCTGTTTGATGTTATCTCTGCTAACCGAAAAAGTTTTTTCTGCTGGAATGATTTGATCCTGTTCACCTGCAACCAAAAGTACTGGCAAGGGAGTATCCTCTAATACAGGATTTCGATCAATCCGATTCTTCATCGCGGTCAATGCACTAATGGCACCTTGTGGAGTAGTTAAGTATCCTATTTCTTTTACTACTTTAATATGATCTTCTTCTACGTTATCAGGTGAGAATAGCTTTGGTACCAAACCATCAATAAGAGACTTAATCCCCTCTTTCTGTACCTTTTCAGTATTCGCTAACCTGCCCTTTTTCGCCTCCTCCGAATCGGGAAAGGCAGTGGAATGTACAAGCGAGAAACCGTTTAAATTGTTGCTATATTTTTCTGCAAAGGCAAGTGTAATATAGCCTCCTAATGAATGTCCAAACATTGTTACCTTTTGAATATTTAATTGATCTAAAAGAACCTTTAGCATCTCCGCATACTCTTCAATTGAATAATATCCTTTATCCATACTCGATTCCCCATGCCCTGGAAGATCTGGTGCGATTACACGATAGTTTTTTGACAGTTCAGGAGTCACTTTTTCCCAATAAAGAGAGCTCCCGCAAAAACCGTGTAGAAGAACAATCGCCTTCCCTTCACCCTTATCTACATACGCGATTGTCGCATTTGACAATTTAACACTATTTGTTTTCATAAATTTAATCACTCCCTACACTAGTTGATACCTTATAGTATAAAATTAAATCAATGAAATATAAAATGCATTACCTCTTCTCGAAGCAATGCATTAAAATTATCCGATTTGTTCCTCATTCATATCCGTATTTAATAAGGATCTTTTATTTGGAATATGCGTTAAATTAGTCTTTTTTAATAAATAATGGAAATGCTCCACTGGCATGGACCCATGACCTTTGTTGTCTCCCAGAATAAACTGTACTGTAATCCCATTATTGCTTTTTACCAGCATGGTCTCAGCAGAATTGAAAAAACCTTTTATAGTTTGCGAAATTTGATATTTAGTCCCTTCTTCTATTAACATGCATTTTCTCCTTTTTTGGCAGATTGGAAAGTATAAATTTCCTTTAAAGCATAAGTGTAAATACGTCTCTATCTTCGCCCTTAGGGGCTTGCCGATCGACGAGTCTTCCTTATATTCTCAATGTTAGTATTCCAAAACAAACTATATACATACATAATTTTTCCAATTTAACTTGATAAAGAAAAAAGAGAGGTTTTTCCTCTCTCGCTCCTCATTACTCGTCTTCATCCATCATTTCATCAAACGCGGCAGAAACCTTTTCAAATTCCTCATCGCTTTCAATGGCGGAAAAATCACCATCTTCATCAACCTTCAAAAAGAAAATATCAATATCGTCATCCGTTTCTTGTCTAACATCCTCCGCAAACCCAACAGCAACATAATCTGTCCCCTCAATCGTCACTACCCCTAGCACTTCTACTTCCTGTTCATCATCACTCTCATCGCTTATCGTAAAAATTTCCCCTACTTCAATTTTACTCATATGTAACTCTCCTTTCCTTCATTTAATAAGTATCCATTCAAACAGTATCTCTAAAATGAATTAATTTTAACCATTCAATTGGACTCTACAATACAAATACATAAAAGACACCACTTTTTTTCCATAACCAGAATAAAAGTGGTGTCTTATTTTTATATTAAACCGAACATCCTTACCGTCTGTGTAATAATTAATGGAACAATGATGGCAATTATGGTTGGAATGAGGAAGGCAAGAAATGTCCACTTTTTGCTTTTCGTTTCCTTATAAATATTAAGAAGCGTTGTTCCACAAGGATAATGTAAGAGTGAAAACAACATCATATTCAATGCTGTAAGCCATGTCCAGCCGTGATCAAGAAAGATTTGCTTCAAATCAACCAAGCTATCAACCTCAGTTAACGAACCCGTTGATAAATACCCCATTAATAGAATTGGCAGGACAATTTCATTTGCTGGCAACCCTAGTATAAATGCCATCATAATATAACCATCAAGACCAAGTAATTTTCCAAACGGGTCTAGAAATTCCACCGCATACATCAATATACTTGTATCACCAATGTAAATATTTGCACAAACCCATGTTAAGATAGCGGCAGGTGCAGCTACTTTAACCGCTCTGACTAGCACAGACCATGATTTTGTTAACGAAGAACGAATAACGGTATCAAAAATTTTGGGTTTCCTGTATGGCGGCAGCTCTAACGTATAATGTGTCGGAACTCCTTTTAAAGCAGTTTTTGAGAGTGCCCATGAGACAAAGAATGTCACGATAATCCCAAATAGAACAATTCCGACAATAACCCCAGTGGTGACAAGCGACTTAATACCACCGGAAAAATTAGCAGCCATAAATAATGATGCTAGAAGGATTAATGTACCCCAGCGCCCATTACATGGCACAAAATTGTTTGTCAGAATCGCAAGCATCCGTTCTCTTGGCGACTCGATAATCCTCGTTGAAATGACTGCTGCGGCATTACAGCCGAACCCCATTGCCATTGTCAATGATTGCTTCCCATGCGCCCCAACCCTTTTAAACAATCGATCCATATTAAAAGCCACACGTGGTAGATAACCATAATTCTCTAAAAGGGCAAAGGTTGGAAAAAAGATCGCCATCGGGGGCAGCATTACACTGATCACCCAGGATGTTCCCCGATATAAACCAAGTACAAGCACTCCATGCAGCCAATCCGGAGCATGAAGGAAAGTAAAAAATGAGGTAATATACCCTTCAATAACCCCAAATAACTCAGCGAGCATTGATGATGGGATATTTGCTCCTGCGATTGTTATATAAAACAATACTCCCAGCATCACAATCATAATCGGGAAACCAAAAATCGGTGAAGTAAAAATTGCATCTAGTTTTTCTGTTCGTGTATCTCTATTTGATTTTGTATAGGAAATTCCTTCGCGGCATAATGTATGGCTGCGATCGTAAAGATGTTCCACTATATCATCTCTTAACTTAGATGATGACAACGCTTGAGCTTCTGTGTAAAGCTCTTGAATGCTCATCTAACAAACCCCCTCTGGTATCAATCGTTTGCTAATTTCATTGAGTAATGACTCGTCACCATCTAACAATCTTAAAGAAACCCAGCGGGAAGATATTTGATTTCCAACCAGTTCGCGTACCTTTGGTTCAATCTTGTTAATTTTTTCTTCAATTTCTTCAGGATATGTCAATCGAGCTGGCTGGCATTCAATTGCCCCTGATACAATACGATCAATCGTATCAAGGAGCATTGGGAACCCCTTTTTATTCCGCGCCGAAATTTTGATGACAGGTACTCCTAATCGATTGGTCAAAAGCCGTTCATTAATGTGAATACCTTGTTGTTCAGCGACATCTATTAAGTTAATACAAATCACGACATTTTTTGTCATTTCTAACACTTGTAAGGCCAGGTTGAAATTCCGTTCCAATGAGGTTGCATCTAATACAACAAGCGTTACATCTGGTTTCTCAAAAACGATATAGTTTCTCGCCACTTCTTCATCCGTTGAATTCGAAAACAGAGAATAAGTTCCAGGCAGATCAATGAGATGAAAAGTCTTATCTTTAAAAGATAAACTGCCTTTTGCCAGTGAAACGGTTTTTCCTGCCCAGTTTCCCGTATGCTGTCTAAGACCTGTTAAAGCATTGAACAACGTACTTTTACCAGTATTCGGATTCCCGGCTAGTGCAATTCGATACTCATTCCCCATTGGACACCAGCTCCCCTTCTATTCTTGAACTTTCCTCTTCACGGAGGGCAATCGTCGTTTGACTGACACGAAAGGCGATCGGATCTCCTAAAGGACTTTTACGAACAACTTCAACGATTGCACCCGTTACAAATCCTAAATCTAATAATCTTCTTCTCATTACACCATCTAAATTTAAAGAAGTAATTTTAATTACATTTCCTTTTTCCCCATCTAGCAATTTAATTGTTTTAGGTTTATCCATCTCTCTTTCCCCTTCCTTAAAATCTTTCCTGAGGGCAACTTTTCTTTAATTATATGAAATTGTTGCAAATAATGCCACCTTTTTATAAAAAAAATAAGCTGCCTTCAGTTTTAGGCAGCTAAAAAATATATTAAGTCAAAACTTCGCGCAATAATAACCCGAGTGAAATACCTATGAACATTGAGGTCAGTGTACCGAGCAAGAAATACTCCGCCCAATCCCTATCGTCCATTTGTTTAAATCTGGCAATAGATTTTGCCGCAACAATAAACCCGATTGCAGGATAGGCACTGTAAAATGTCAATACTAAAACTAGCAGTCTTTCAATATAACCAATTAATTTCCCGCGTGAAAGGTCATGCTTTGAAAAAATAGTGTAATGATACTCCTCAGTTAAACCCTTTTTGCCCATACTTTTAATTGCATAGTGGTCTTCTTGTCTGTCTGTTTTAAATGAATACTTTCCTTCAAAGGATAACAGCTGGTTAGGCAACGATCCTAATAAAATCCTGATAAAATGACCACTAACACTTGTGGTTAGGATCACGATGATGATAAGAAACAAACCGGCATTTATGGGGCTTATCTTATATCCTTCCTTGAATACATCAATTATTTTAGTAAACTCTATATCAATGAATAACTGACACGCAAGAATGATCATACCAAGATGGAGTAATTGGTCTAGGAGGAAAAAACTAAGTCGTTTCAGATTTTCCTCGTTTGAAAATTTTAATGTATCGAGCAGTTTAATTTTTACTATGTCGATGAGAAAATGAGAAACTATAATAAAAGCCAACGGAAAAATAAAATAACTGAGGATATTCATTGGTTTAAAATGAAAAATCAAGAAACCACTAAGAATGAATGCCGTCATTAAAAAATGATGCATAATATGTTTCTTGATATTTTTATGCTTTTCCTTTACCATTTCATCTGTTTGTAAATAAAAATCGGCAATTAGATGCGCGAGAATTAGACATAAAAGTAGCATGGTTTCCCCTCTTTGTTCGATTAATGCTAATAATCAAGCAGTGTATATATATTTTCTTTCAAATGATTTCTGATGGATTGGGTTAGAATATCACTTGTATTTTTCGGGTTAACAACTATTCCGGGATAAGCTTTTTCCTGCAAGGAATTTAGGATATTAATTATTTCATGAAAGCTACGGAGGATTTCCTCACTTTTTCCTTTTTTAAAATGACTTGAAATGGTAGGTGGTGTTTTGCCAAGAAGTTTTCCTATTGCTTTTTGCTGTTGCACTATAAGATAGAAGGAACATACGAGCTCCTGGATATAAGTTTGTTCTTTCATGAGATTATGTTGCAAATGCAATAAGGTATTGAACAAAGACTCAAATTCATTTCTAAATTGATTGTATACAAAAGGAGTACTATTCTCTCCATGATAAAATTGATCAAGTTCAAATTTAAAGGGAGACCTATTATGGTCTTGTTTTAACAAATCATTTGCATATCTAGCCTGCTTAATCAATGGATGGATCCATTTTTCAATATCAACTTCAACTAGTTGTCGATCGATATCGCCAAAAGACAAACCAAAATAGGGTTTGTGTTGACGATATTTCCATATCCTGCTGATGAAAAATGCAACGGTATAAGCTGTAGAATAACCATCACTAACAAAGATAATTTCATCCCCTGATCGATGTTTGACTTTGGTGGACCCAATTTCTTTTGTCCAAATATTGATCCATTTTACCATTTCATCTAGATAAACGGTCAGTTCATCTCCCATGCCTTCGGACGAAGAATTACTTACATCTAATATAAAAATTGATATTGGATTAGCCTTTGTTTGCACTTTTAATCACCCTAATTAGACTGTTTAATCTAATTTTATTAAAGTTAGATTAAATAGTCAAATTTTTAAGCACTTCGATTATATAGCGAAACATAATTAGCCATTTTTTAAATGATTGTAAAGTGATTCCATTCCTGAGGCAAGAGCAATTGATACTGCTTTTGTAAAAAACGGTCGTCGACAAGTACAATCGTCCCATGATCTGTTTCAGAGCGGATCAATCGTCCACCGGCTTGTA
The DNA window shown above is from Neobacillus sp. WH10 and carries:
- a CDS encoding glycoside hydrolase family 18 protein, which translates into the protein MKKRVLLRTLVITITFIGGMLTGVLFSANIANEKTVNIKQAPKSAIKPVTKELPKVEKSQSKVLIGYVQDFRDPNVVDYSKLTHVIFSFAHPTKEGEILLNGDTALKNLRTVVSKAKQYDTKVMLAVGGWYHINGGESYEYFKTAISNPASRTKLVNELTSIAVREHLDGIDIDFEHPHSKADADNLALFTNELSAQLHPKNMELSIAVYSKIHAVTLTEIGFVVYEPTMFQDVDHVNIMAYDGQWDDGYHAANLSPYPFTEKIVNYWADLFDKNNLPKEKLVLGVPFYAQPEDPKIKQVSYSAIINQDPANSTKDTVSMNGTTYYYNGDATMKKKTTLALDHGFGGMMLWEVGLDAKGPNSLTGTIFEALNDSNNVLGKYYSTKK
- a CDS encoding FeoB small GTPase domain-containing protein → MGNEYRIALAGNPNTGKSTLFNALTGLRQHTGNWAGKTVSLAKGSLSFKDKTFHLIDLPGTYSLFSNSTDEEVARNYIVFEKPDVTLVVLDATSLERNFNLALQVLEMTKNVVICINLIDVAEQQGIHINERLLTNRLGVPVIKISARNKKGFPMLLDTIDRIVSGAIECQPARLTYPEEIEEKINKIEPKVRELVGNQISSRWVSLRLLDGDESLLNEISKRLIPEGVC
- a CDS encoding alpha/beta hydrolase is translated as MKTNSVKLSNATIAYVDKGEGKAIVLLHGFCGSSLYWEKVTPELSKNYRVIAPDLPGHGESSMDKGYYSIEEYAEMLKVLLDQLNIQKVTMFGHSLGGYITLAFAEKYSNNLNGFSLVHSTAFPDSEEAKKGRLANTEKVQKEGIKSLIDGLVPKLFSPDNVEEDHIKVVKEIGYLTTPQGAISALTAMKNRIDRNPVLEDTPLPVLLVAGEQDQIIPAEKTFSVSRDNIKQRLIKISGHMSMYENPTDLISEMNEYLSSI
- a CDS encoding rhodanese-related sulfurtransferase, with amino-acid sequence MNQEYRVLLYYKYVSIENPEEVANEHRQFCTDLGLKGRVIIASEGINGTVSGTIEQTDAYMKYMEEHLLFSGTIFKIDEASEHAFKKMKVRYRPELVTLRLEDDIDPNVLTGKHLEPKEFFAEMQKEDTVVIDARNDYEYDLGHFRGAVRPDILNFRDLPQWIRENKKEFEGKKILTYCTGGIRCEKFSGWLLQEGFKDVSQLEGGIVTYGKDPEVQGELWDGQLYVFDERISVPVNRKENVIVGKDYFTGEPCERYVNCANPECNKKILCGEENEYKYLRSCSHKCRVHPRNRYVAEHGLSEEDVTERLTAIGKEVII
- a CDS encoding DUF1292 domain-containing protein translates to MSKIEVGEIFTISDESDDEQEVEVLGVVTIEGTDYVAVGFAEDVRQETDDDIDIFFLKVDEDGDFSAIESDEEFEKVSAAFDEMMDEDE
- a CDS encoding FeoA domain-containing protein, which produces MDKPKTIKLLDGEKGNVIKITSLNLDGVMRRRLLDLGFVTGAIVEVVRKSPLGDPIAFRVSQTTIALREEESSRIEGELVSNGE
- a CDS encoding nucleoside recognition domain-containing protein, which produces MSIQELYTEAQALSSSKLRDDIVEHLYDRSHTLCREGISYTKSNRDTRTEKLDAIFTSPIFGFPIMIVMLGVLFYITIAGANIPSSMLAELFGVIEGYITSFFTFLHAPDWLHGVLVLGLYRGTSWVISVMLPPMAIFFPTFALLENYGYLPRVAFNMDRLFKRVGAHGKQSLTMAMGFGCNAAAVISTRIIESPRERMLAILTNNFVPCNGRWGTLILLASLFMAANFSGGIKSLVTTGVIVGIVLFGIIVTFFVSWALSKTALKGVPTHYTLELPPYRKPKIFDTVIRSSLTKSWSVLVRAVKVAAPAAILTWVCANIYIGDTSILMYAVEFLDPFGKLLGLDGYIMMAFILGLPANEIVLPILLMGYLSTGSLTEVDSLVDLKQIFLDHGWTWLTALNMMLFSLLHYPCGTTLLNIYKETKSKKWTFLAFLIPTIIAIIVPLIITQTVRMFGLI
- a CDS encoding DUF3307 domain-containing protein, translating into MLLLCLILAHLIADFYLQTDEMVKEKHKNIKKHIMHHFLMTAFILSGFLIFHFKPMNILSYFIFPLAFIIVSHFLIDIVKIKLLDTLKFSNEENLKRLSFFLLDQLLHLGMIILACQLFIDIEFTKIIDVFKEGYKISPINAGLFLIIIVILTTSVSGHFIRILLGSLPNQLLSFEGKYSFKTDRQEDHYAIKSMGKKGLTEEYHYTIFSKHDLSRGKLIGYIERLLVLVLTFYSAYPAIGFIVAAKSIARFKQMDDRDWAEYFLLGTLTSMFIGISLGLLLREVLT